The following coding sequences lie in one Halodesulfovibrio sp. MK-HDV genomic window:
- a CDS encoding ParA family protein codes for MNAKVLAIANQKGGVGKTTTTVTLGAALARMNKKVLIMDLDPHACASVHLRFFPDTVQRTTYDLFTAPRKVWPLLWKQLIDRKDGQYFDVAPASIRLSELEVDLKEKHGKGSLLKSALEEVRDEYDYILLDCPPQLGMLQVNAIVACDLLIIPIQTDFLALHGLKLLFDTLRTLNKVLPKPVTYRALATMYDKRAGACRRVLDLLGRKMGDLMFSSVIGIDTRFRDASALGKSVYEIDASCRGARGYELLAKEVESLW; via the coding sequence TTGAACGCCAAAGTTCTGGCTATCGCCAACCAAAAAGGCGGCGTGGGAAAAACTACCACAACTGTCACCCTCGGTGCAGCGTTAGCACGTATGAATAAAAAGGTTCTCATTATGGATCTTGACCCTCATGCGTGTGCTTCTGTCCACTTGCGTTTTTTTCCGGATACAGTGCAGCGCACAACATACGATTTGTTTACAGCGCCGCGTAAGGTTTGGCCGTTGTTATGGAAGCAGTTAATCGATAGAAAAGACGGTCAATATTTTGACGTTGCACCGGCATCTATCAGGCTTTCAGAGCTCGAGGTTGACCTTAAGGAAAAACACGGAAAGGGCAGTTTGCTTAAATCTGCGCTCGAAGAGGTTCGTGATGAGTATGACTATATCCTCTTGGACTGTCCGCCCCAGCTGGGGATGCTTCAGGTAAATGCGATTGTTGCTTGTGATCTGTTAATTATACCCATTCAGACAGATTTTTTAGCGCTACATGGGCTGAAATTGCTTTTTGATACGCTACGCACCCTTAATAAGGTTTTGCCAAAACCAGTTACGTACCGTGCATTGGCTACAATGTATGATAAGCGAGCGGGGGCGTGCCGCAGGGTACTGGATCTGCTCGGTAGAAAAATGGGGGATTTAATGTTTTCCTCAGTAATTGGAATTGATACCCGCTTTAGGGATGCAAGTGCTCTGGGAAAGAGTGTATATGAAATTGATGCATCCTGCCGTGGGGCACGTGGGTATGAGCTTTTGGCAAAAGAGGTAGAAAGCCTATGGTAA
- a CDS encoding chemotaxis protein CheW, producing MVKTPEEYFEDHLFDVVQAEPASTFTAAEAAFMSKYLGVNESEALERLGLNKSIEPECVLTAVGSSYETSATAEPIPTVTLAAPSEELVQKMNTPSSFEEDEVKVSSTAPRAQAPEIAVAEPIQDEVANSASKSVMEDSSDVDTQAPVAGERTWHGGLEREPDLLEQLRNESELQMVSFFLGRQEFTVPINAVQEVIRSLPATKLPVAPPFVTGVINLRGIVTPIIQLRELLGIAGLEEQERADKFIVVCKRHGLQFGLVIDTVHTMYRVPQDSIDWAVESHLGIAVQYIFGLMKSKDSLISIISVDNIVEAILEG from the coding sequence ATGGTAAAAACTCCTGAAGAATATTTTGAAGATCATTTATTTGATGTTGTGCAGGCTGAACCCGCAAGTACTTTTACTGCGGCTGAAGCAGCATTTATGTCAAAATACCTTGGGGTGAATGAATCAGAAGCATTAGAGCGACTTGGATTGAATAAATCCATTGAGCCGGAATGTGTTCTTACTGCGGTTGGCTCATCATATGAGACTTCCGCAACTGCAGAACCGATTCCGACAGTTACGCTTGCTGCTCCTTCAGAAGAACTTGTCCAAAAGATGAATACGCCTTCATCTTTTGAAGAAGATGAGGTGAAAGTCTCGTCTACTGCACCAAGAGCTCAGGCTCCTGAGATTGCAGTTGCTGAACCTATTCAGGATGAGGTTGCAAATTCTGCAAGCAAATCCGTTATGGAAGACAGTTCAGACGTTGATACACAGGCTCCAGTGGCTGGAGAGAGAACTTGGCATGGTGGCTTAGAGAGAGAACCAGATTTACTTGAACAGCTTCGTAATGAAAGCGAATTGCAAATGGTCAGCTTTTTTCTTGGACGCCAAGAATTTACTGTTCCAATTAATGCCGTTCAGGAAGTAATCCGGAGCTTGCCAGCAACCAAACTTCCCGTTGCACCACCTTTTGTGACTGGAGTCATTAATTTACGGGGGATAGTAACGCCGATTATTCAATTGCGGGAATTACTCGGTATTGCTGGTTTAGAAGAACAAGAGCGGGCAGATAAATTTATTGTGGTTTGTAAACGGCACGGACTCCAGTTCGGGCTTGTTATCGACACTGTACACACAATGTACAGGGTGCCGCAGGATTCCATTGACTGGGCTGTTGAATCTCATCTGGGAATCGCAGTTCAGTATATCTTTGGTTTAATGAAATCTAAAGACTCGCTCATAAGTATTATTTCAGTTGATAATATTGTTGAAGCCATTCTTGAAGGATAG
- a CDS encoding response regulator has protein sequence MSKHILIVDDSKTVRNLVAFIMKNEGFKVTAAEDGLDGLEKLYSCGAVDLIITDINMPHMDGFTFIENVRKQDTYRDMPIVVLSTEGQEQDIKLGMSLGANLYMVKPAQPEKMVRNVRMLLG, from the coding sequence ATGAGTAAACATATTCTGATTGTAGACGATTCCAAGACAGTTCGAAATCTCGTAGCGTTTATTATGAAAAATGAAGGCTTTAAGGTTACTGCTGCGGAAGACGGTCTTGATGGTTTGGAAAAATTGTATTCCTGTGGAGCTGTTGATCTCATTATTACAGATATCAACATGCCGCACATGGATGGTTTTACCTTCATTGAAAACGTGCGCAAGCAGGACACATACCGAGACATGCCTATTGTTGTTCTTTCTACTGAAGGACAGGAGCAGGATATTAAGCTTGGTATGAGCCTTGGAGCGAACCTGTACATGGTAAAACCAGCACAGCCAGAAAAAATGGTTCGAAACGTTCGAATGTTACTTGGCTAA
- a CDS encoding chemotaxis protein CheA has protein sequence MSQDFLDPEIFADFIIEAKEHLETIEPNLLELEKDPEDTSLLNEIFRPMHSLKGASGFLGLNKMNTLAHRAENIMDELRKGTMAATPAIMDVILEATDALRKIIDNLDNEGEEGDVATEPINQTLDALLAGDVPAPAASVADSNEPEPAAVEDTPLEAVQEDNFIELEEAELDTGSRVVVDLPEGELYSLTSFGEGHLRDFIEEAIENTADLSNGLLELEQNPDDNDDLVNDLFRFFHNLKGNSGIIGFHELNSLTHEAETLLNQTRKGELPVTQGLIDTLLRCVDFIDTLVNKIDAESGLVPQFDLSEILSVLRHAVEHGEFPEVAKDAPAPAPAEEPVQEAEEVEEIPEYDKEDMDIFIVTLTQQRVAVELAVKELEKDSSQEEFINSLYRSLVTTQNSCSYMQYDKPRVQAERTAGLVDSGRNADMDFALMLDLLLQEIEILNDMIDAELAVFSLCIDTSARLKGVGERSPEPQKELELNLELPDTGSADSPVSFVANALVEEPEPEPEPVQEAPKPAPKPAVPTKPVEPVEPVESVKPVATPAPKPAPKPAPKPEAKVASKPAAAPAPAKAKEKAPAKQQKPKSSSTIRVDHEKLDHLMNLIGELIINRNRYTMLARNLESGQNVDIQEVAQSLTETTYAMARISDDLQDTIMKVRMVPVSSVFSRFPRLVRDLSRKSGKQVELIMQGEETELDKSVVEVIGDPLVHLIRNAMDHGVESEEDRLKAGKQGKGTVHLRAYYRGNSVAIEIEDDGKGIDPEKMREVAVKKGILGADEAKLLDDREAMELIFAPGFSSAETITDISGRGVGMDVVRTNIKNLKGSVSINSELGKGTRFTLTLPLTLAIIDALMVNVAGEEFAIPLDAVSETTKIEAERLTDVNGRKAVTLRGEVLGLVYMSDLLDLPRSEETGVLSVVVIHDNDRRLGLVVDKLHERQEIVIKPLGEYLGDLKGISGATIMGDGSVILILDPHEIYLMATSKAI, from the coding sequence ATGAGCCAAGATTTTTTAGATCCGGAAATTTTTGCTGATTTTATTATCGAAGCAAAAGAACATCTGGAGACTATCGAGCCAAACTTGTTGGAACTTGAAAAAGATCCGGAAGATACCTCGTTATTGAATGAAATCTTTAGGCCGATGCACTCGTTAAAGGGCGCATCCGGTTTTCTTGGTCTCAATAAAATGAACACACTTGCGCACCGTGCTGAAAACATCATGGATGAATTGCGCAAAGGGACTATGGCAGCCACTCCTGCGATAATGGATGTGATTCTTGAGGCTACAGATGCTTTACGCAAGATCATCGATAACCTTGATAATGAGGGGGAGGAAGGCGACGTAGCAACCGAGCCGATTAATCAGACACTTGATGCATTGCTTGCTGGAGATGTTCCGGCACCGGCAGCAAGTGTTGCTGACTCTAATGAACCTGAACCTGCCGCTGTTGAAGATACGCCTCTCGAAGCTGTGCAGGAAGACAATTTTATTGAATTAGAAGAAGCTGAGCTGGATACTGGCAGCCGTGTTGTCGTAGACCTTCCGGAAGGCGAGCTTTACTCGCTCACGTCTTTTGGTGAGGGGCACCTACGTGACTTTATTGAAGAAGCCATTGAGAACACAGCCGACCTGAGTAATGGTCTTCTCGAGCTTGAGCAAAATCCAGATGATAACGATGATCTTGTAAATGACCTGTTCCGTTTTTTCCATAACTTGAAAGGTAATAGCGGAATTATTGGTTTTCATGAGCTGAACAGCCTTACACACGAAGCTGAAACACTGCTTAATCAAACTCGTAAAGGTGAGCTTCCTGTTACTCAGGGACTTATTGATACCTTGCTTCGCTGTGTAGATTTTATTGATACTCTTGTTAATAAAATTGATGCTGAATCCGGCCTTGTTCCACAGTTTGATCTTTCCGAAATTTTATCTGTATTGCGCCACGCTGTAGAGCATGGTGAATTCCCTGAAGTTGCTAAGGATGCACCAGCGCCTGCACCAGCGGAAGAGCCTGTTCAAGAAGCTGAAGAAGTGGAAGAGATTCCCGAGTACGACAAAGAAGACATGGATATCTTCATCGTAACACTCACTCAGCAGCGTGTTGCAGTAGAACTTGCAGTCAAAGAATTAGAAAAAGATTCTTCTCAAGAAGAGTTTATTAACAGCCTGTATCGCAGTCTTGTTACCACGCAGAATTCATGCAGCTATATGCAATATGATAAGCCTCGTGTTCAAGCAGAACGTACGGCGGGTCTTGTGGATTCCGGTCGAAATGCCGACATGGACTTTGCACTCATGCTCGATTTGTTGCTTCAGGAAATTGAAATTCTGAACGATATGATTGATGCAGAGTTGGCCGTTTTCTCTCTTTGTATTGATACCAGTGCGCGATTAAAAGGCGTGGGCGAGCGTTCCCCTGAGCCACAAAAAGAATTGGAACTTAATCTTGAACTGCCAGATACCGGCAGCGCCGATTCTCCTGTTTCTTTTGTTGCTAATGCTCTTGTTGAAGAGCCGGAACCAGAACCAGAACCGGTTCAGGAAGCTCCTAAGCCAGCTCCAAAACCTGCTGTGCCAACTAAGCCGGTTGAGCCTGTTGAACCCGTTGAATCGGTTAAGCCAGTTGCAACACCAGCACCCAAGCCTGCACCGAAACCAGCACCTAAACCGGAAGCGAAAGTAGCTTCAAAACCGGCAGCAGCTCCCGCACCAGCTAAGGCAAAAGAAAAGGCACCTGCAAAACAGCAGAAGCCTAAATCTTCCAGTACGATTCGTGTTGATCATGAAAAGCTTGACCATTTGATGAACCTCATCGGTGAGCTTATCATTAACCGAAATAGGTACACCATGCTTGCCCGTAACCTTGAAAGCGGACAGAACGTAGACATTCAGGAAGTTGCTCAGTCTTTGACTGAAACAACATACGCAATGGCACGTATTTCTGACGATCTTCAGGATACAATCATGAAGGTTCGCATGGTTCCCGTGTCTTCAGTATTCTCTCGCTTCCCGCGTTTGGTTCGAGATCTTTCCCGCAAAAGCGGCAAGCAGGTCGAACTGATTATGCAGGGCGAAGAAACAGAACTGGATAAAAGCGTTGTCGAAGTTATCGGTGATCCACTTGTTCACCTTATTCGAAATGCAATGGACCACGGTGTAGAGTCTGAAGAAGATCGTCTGAAAGCAGGTAAGCAGGGTAAAGGCACAGTCCATCTGCGCGCATATTACCGGGGTAACTCCGTAGCCATCGAAATTGAAGATGATGGTAAAGGAATTGATCCTGAAAAAATGCGTGAAGTTGCTGTTAAGAAAGGTATTCTCGGTGCTGATGAAGCGAAGCTTCTTGATGATCGCGAAGCAATGGAACTGATTTTTGCACCGGGCTTCTCGTCTGCTGAAACGATTACAGATATTTCAGGCCGAGGTGTTGGTATGGACGTTGTTCGTACTAACATTAAAAACCTTAAGGGTAGCGTGTCCATTAATTCCGAACTTGGAAAGGGCACTCGTTTTACTCTTACTCTGCCGCTTACACTGGCTATTATTGACGCTCTTATGGTCAATGTTGCCGGAGAAGAATTTGCAATTCCGCTTGATGCTGTTTCCGAGACAACAAAAATCGAAGCAGAACGTCTTACGGATGTGAATGGTCGTAAAGCTGTTACATTGCGGGGTGAAGTTCTTGGTCTTGTCTACATGTCAGACCTGCTCGACTTACCGCGTTCTGAAGAAACAGGCGTGCTCTCAGTGGTTGTTATTCATGATAACGATAGAAGGCTCGGACTTGTTGTAGACAAGCTGCATGAGCGTCAGGAGATCGTTATTAAGCCACTTGGTGAATACCTTGGAGATCTTAAGGGTATTTCCGGCGCAACAATTATGGGCGATGGTTCTGTAATACTGATTCTTGATCCGCATGAAATTTACCTGATGGCGACATCTAAAGCGATATAG
- a CDS encoding YigZ family protein → MSDRYLIPDTKQYRVEDSIKKSQFIVTLAHTPSVEEAKAFVSAVKAEFPDATHNCWAYQAGPPGTTAMVGMSDDGEPHGTAGKPMLNMLLHADVGEVAAVVTRYFGGTKLGTGGLVRAYSGMVKLGLETVPTREKITPVRLEVIMDYSAVTLFKRMLPKYEIKVLEETFGADVTFVVEMPKEHGKNFSDAVVELTNGNALIDDVTDA, encoded by the coding sequence ATGTCAGATAGGTACCTTATTCCAGATACGAAACAGTATCGTGTTGAAGATAGCATTAAGAAGAGCCAGTTTATTGTAACGCTGGCTCATACTCCCTCTGTGGAAGAAGCAAAGGCATTTGTCTCTGCTGTGAAAGCAGAATTTCCCGATGCCACGCATAATTGCTGGGCGTATCAGGCGGGGCCTCCCGGAACGACTGCCATGGTAGGCATGAGTGACGACGGAGAACCGCACGGTACAGCAGGAAAACCCATGCTTAACATGCTGCTGCATGCTGACGTGGGGGAAGTTGCTGCTGTTGTTACGAGATATTTTGGCGGAACAAAGTTGGGTACCGGCGGGCTGGTTCGTGCATATTCCGGTATGGTGAAGCTTGGACTGGAAACAGTACCTACTCGAGAGAAAATTACACCGGTACGGCTTGAGGTCATTATGGACTATAGCGCCGTGACATTATTTAAGCGAATGCTACCGAAGTATGAGATAAAGGTGCTTGAAGAAACGTTTGGTGCCGATGTTACTTTTGTTGTTGAGATGCCAAAAGAACATGGAAAGAATTTTTCTGATGCCGTTGTGGAACTTACAAACGGTAATGCCTTGATAGATGATGTTACTGACGCATAA
- the pgl gene encoding 6-phosphogluconolactonase: protein MTKTIDLTLSVTESPQDLARHAATIFVDRCHDAIEKRGEYNVAISGGHTPKLFFEVLASSQFCADIPWEKVNFYWVDERSVGPDDEQSNYRLAKEELLHKVSATHFYRMKGEINSQEAADEYESLLRRHFQLGDGEVPRFDFILLGMGPDGHTASLFPGYDGIEITNRLVTDQYIREMEAWRITLTLPVLNNARACVFLIQGKEKHGVLVKALDLLGERTLPAQRVQPHKGRLYWVVDQDAYNG from the coding sequence ATGACAAAAACTATTGATCTGACACTTTCTGTTACTGAATCCCCACAGGATCTCGCCCGCCATGCCGCAACAATCTTTGTTGACCGTTGCCACGACGCAATCGAAAAGCGCGGAGAATACAACGTAGCAATTTCCGGCGGTCATACGCCGAAACTCTTTTTTGAAGTTCTTGCTTCATCGCAGTTCTGCGCGGATATCCCATGGGAAAAGGTAAACTTTTACTGGGTGGATGAACGAAGTGTAGGGCCGGATGATGAGCAATCCAACTATCGTCTTGCAAAAGAAGAGTTACTTCATAAAGTATCAGCAACCCATTTTTATAGAATGAAAGGCGAGATCAATTCGCAGGAAGCTGCGGATGAATACGAAAGCCTTCTCCGCCGCCACTTCCAACTTGGCGACGGCGAAGTTCCACGCTTTGACTTCATCCTGCTCGGGATGGGACCAGATGGGCACACAGCCTCACTCTTCCCAGGGTATGATGGCATCGAGATTACTAACAGACTGGTAACAGATCAGTACATCCGTGAAATGGAAGCTTGGCGCATCACACTCACATTGCCTGTTCTAAACAATGCGCGTGCATGTGTTTTTCTGATTCAAGGAAAAGAAAAACATGGTGTACTCGTAAAGGCACTCGACCTGTTAGGCGAAAGAACACTACCTGCTCAAAGAGTTCAGCCTCATAAAGGAAGACTCTACTGGGTTGTTGATCAAGACGCATACAATGGTTAA
- the yjgA gene encoding ribosome biogenesis factor YjgA, whose product MVTDNEQDVEFEEDDGYLSRSEKKRRSTAIQKIGEELASYPISAIRSFNLPDFLMQEYEELHTITKHEAKRRKMQYIGKMLREVDIEPIRARIEEAQEGKAAQSADFHHLERLRERLIQGDKEVLSTIVESYPNVDMQKLRQLVRNTKKEMEKEKPLKSSKLLFRYLRELDQG is encoded by the coding sequence ATGGTTACAGATAATGAACAGGATGTGGAATTTGAAGAGGACGACGGATATTTAAGCCGTTCAGAAAAGAAACGTCGCAGCACAGCTATCCAAAAAATCGGAGAAGAGCTGGCGTCTTATCCGATCAGCGCTATTCGTTCTTTTAATCTTCCGGATTTCTTGATGCAGGAATATGAAGAACTGCACACAATTACTAAGCACGAAGCCAAACGCCGTAAAATGCAGTATATTGGCAAAATGCTTCGTGAAGTAGATATCGAGCCTATTAGGGCGCGTATTGAGGAAGCACAGGAAGGTAAAGCTGCTCAGAGTGCTGATTTTCATCACTTGGAGCGCTTGCGTGAACGCTTGATTCAAGGTGATAAAGAAGTACTTAGCACGATTGTTGAATCATATCCGAATGTGGATATGCAGAAACTTCGTCAACTTGTGCGTAATACAAAAAAAGAAATGGAAAAAGAGAAGCCGTTAAAATCTTCTAAATTACTTTTCCGCTATTTGCGCGAACTGGATCAAGGCTAA
- a CDS encoding tetratricopeptide repeat protein, whose protein sequence is MSTPKKPEHALIINGNSAEAALDRKMLFRIGIRSALIVDSVSGTFRSLSKAQSGEIDSFDLILCGAQMKDGDAHYLIDKLKSIRTQIGVPVLAVSTSPTKDFVMRTLTLGHSSFLARPYTMDGLVQQVIHAVRNTYGIAIPTSALPQGSQDTKALLAPEPDTADTLCERGKKLLKNHHWDSAIETFSQAISLNPKHGAAYVGRAKAWKGKRDNGQYIQELNAAGDIYMAQHDYEGAANALKPLYATHEKENPLYSTAKSLLQEGDFTNAASAYVHGEKLSPGIHLHQQISRACMFTRAPQQAAKGICKKIYEQGHEEKAKLLYKRIVGAPARRHPSRQKKVNWLDSYPALSEIVSVAKYSYQAYQSFQHP, encoded by the coding sequence ATGAGCACACCCAAAAAACCTGAACATGCACTCATCATCAATGGAAACAGTGCTGAAGCCGCATTGGATAGAAAAATGCTGTTTCGCATTGGAATCCGTAGTGCACTAATAGTAGATTCAGTCTCTGGAACGTTCCGCTCGTTATCCAAGGCTCAGTCAGGTGAAATTGATTCATTTGACTTGATACTCTGCGGTGCTCAGATGAAAGATGGCGATGCTCACTATTTGATAGATAAGCTCAAAAGCATTCGAACCCAAATAGGTGTTCCTGTTCTTGCAGTTTCAACTTCACCGACAAAAGACTTTGTGATGCGTACTCTCACGTTAGGGCACTCATCTTTTTTAGCCCGACCATACACAATGGACGGACTAGTGCAGCAAGTGATTCATGCCGTACGTAATACCTACGGCATAGCAATTCCTACATCTGCACTGCCACAGGGTTCCCAGGATACTAAGGCATTACTTGCACCGGAACCAGACACAGCAGACACTCTTTGCGAACGTGGTAAAAAGCTACTGAAAAATCATCACTGGGACAGCGCTATTGAAACGTTCTCTCAGGCCATTTCCCTTAATCCAAAGCACGGTGCTGCCTATGTTGGACGCGCTAAAGCATGGAAGGGAAAAAGAGACAATGGGCAGTACATTCAGGAACTAAATGCAGCTGGTGACATTTACATGGCTCAACACGACTATGAAGGTGCCGCAAATGCACTGAAGCCACTATATGCCACTCATGAAAAAGAAAACCCGTTGTACTCCACCGCAAAATCACTCCTGCAGGAAGGTGATTTTACAAACGCAGCCTCTGCGTATGTGCACGGTGAAAAATTAAGCCCCGGCATACACCTGCATCAACAAATTTCTCGTGCTTGCATGTTTACAAGAGCCCCGCAGCAAGCTGCAAAAGGGATATGCAAAAAGATTTATGAACAAGGTCACGAGGAAAAAGCAAAGCTCCTATACAAGAGAATTGTAGGTGCCCCTGCCCGGCGGCACCCCTCGAGGCAGAAGAAGGTAAACTGGTTAGACAGCTATCCAGCGTTATCTGAAATTGTTTCTGTAGCTAAATACAGCTATCAGGCCTACCAGTCATTCCAGCACCCATAA
- a CDS encoding histidinol phosphate phosphatase domain-containing protein — MIDLHVHTSLSTGDQTPAAAMRFAKAAGYRAIAFTEHVDATNMQRVLESLLPMIRTYSLYSGIDLYAGVELTHVPPQLIPDTIAEARKMGAQIICVHGQTIADIVDEGTNLAAIEGGADYLAHPGLITEQEATLAAEKNVYLEITARAEHGLTNGHIVKAAGLTGAPLILNNGGYRGYDFINKDRRRAIALGAGMSKELYQQTENNSRMIVSKMMML; from the coding sequence ATGATTGACCTTCATGTTCACACTTCTCTCAGCACAGGCGACCAGACTCCGGCCGCAGCAATGCGCTTTGCCAAAGCGGCAGGTTATCGGGCTATCGCATTTACAGAGCATGTGGACGCCACCAATATGCAGCGAGTGCTGGAAAGCCTGCTGCCTATGATCCGTACCTACTCCTTGTATTCCGGCATCGATTTATATGCTGGAGTTGAGCTTACACATGTTCCCCCGCAGCTTATTCCCGATACCATTGCAGAAGCAAGGAAAATGGGCGCACAGATTATTTGTGTGCACGGGCAAACCATTGCCGACATTGTGGATGAAGGAACAAACCTTGCTGCAATTGAAGGTGGCGCAGACTACCTTGCTCACCCCGGACTCATTACGGAACAGGAAGCGACGCTTGCAGCTGAAAAAAATGTGTACCTTGAAATTACAGCCCGTGCAGAACATGGGTTAACAAACGGCCACATTGTTAAAGCGGCAGGTCTTACAGGCGCTCCGCTTATTCTTAACAACGGTGGGTACCGAGGGTACGACTTTATAAATAAAGACAGACGACGCGCTATTGCTCTTGGCGCAGGAATGTCTAAAGAACTATATCAACAAACAGAAAACAATTCGCGCATGATCGTTTCTAAAATGATGATGCTGTAA
- the rbr gene encoding rubrerythrin, giving the protein MGKLKGTKTEKNILTAFAGESQARNRYDFFAGVANKEGYVQISKIFEETALQEKAHAKRLFKFLEGGEAEITASFPAGIIADTVTNLKEAAAGERHEYMEMYPEFAEIAAQEGFPVVASAMHSIAIAEKHHEQRYLAMMNSIENGDIFKKAKPAVWRCINCGYVHEGLTSPEVCPACNHPQKYFEVSLEKWFMP; this is encoded by the coding sequence ATGGGTAAGCTTAAAGGCACCAAAACCGAGAAGAATATCTTAACAGCATTTGCCGGTGAGTCTCAGGCTCGTAACCGTTATGATTTCTTTGCGGGTGTTGCAAATAAAGAAGGGTATGTTCAGATTTCTAAAATCTTTGAAGAAACTGCATTACAGGAAAAAGCTCATGCTAAACGCCTGTTTAAGTTTTTAGAAGGTGGCGAAGCTGAGATTACAGCCTCATTCCCTGCAGGTATTATCGCTGACACTGTTACCAACTTGAAAGAAGCTGCTGCTGGCGAACGTCACGAATACATGGAAATGTATCCTGAATTTGCAGAAATTGCGGCTCAGGAAGGATTTCCTGTAGTTGCTTCAGCAATGCATTCTATTGCAATCGCTGAGAAGCATCACGAACAGCGTTACCTTGCGATGATGAACTCAATTGAGAATGGTGACATTTTCAAAAAAGCAAAGCCGGCAGTTTGGCGCTGCATTAACTGTGGCTACGTTCACGAAGGGTTAACTTCTCCGGAAGTTTGTCCTGCTTGCAACCATCCGCAGAAGTACTTTGAAGTAAGCCTCGAAAAATGGTTCATGCCATAG